A portion of the Nitrospirota bacterium genome contains these proteins:
- a CDS encoding GHKL domain-containing protein, translating into MDFTEYLKKQYSKPLVIISAYILVFLIGCVDYLTGEELSISIFYLLPIIFIAWFLNIRAGIFMSVASTAVWHITALMVSHNYSNTLISYWNSAIQFGFFLTIVIILSALKMEYIKREGLIAELKDALAELKRSKEELTQKTQELADSNEELERFAYVAAHDLKGPLTAVEGQVNRLRRRHKDKLDPDAEKIIGYALDGINSMKALINDLLSYARVGTKNEDFKAVNCNDIVSRAISNLQTDIAGKGALVTHDDLPDVLADNIQMTQLLQNLIGNAVKFCDDKTPRVHVSAKQKDGEWVFSVSDNGIGIDSKDAERIFNIFQRLHSNTEYPGTGIGLAICKKIAERHGGRIWVKSEPGKGSTFFFTIPPR; encoded by the coding sequence ATGGATTTCACCGAATACCTCAAAAAGCAATATTCCAAACCCCTGGTGATAATATCAGCTTACATACTTGTGTTTTTAATCGGCTGCGTTGATTACTTGACCGGGGAAGAGTTAAGCATTTCAATATTTTATTTACTGCCTATTATTTTTATCGCATGGTTTTTAAATATCAGGGCGGGGATTTTTATGTCTGTTGCCAGTACCGCTGTCTGGCATATAACCGCTTTAATGGTAAGCCATAACTATTCCAACACCTTGATATCCTACTGGAACAGCGCCATTCAATTTGGCTTCTTTCTGACAATAGTTATTATTTTATCAGCTTTGAAAATGGAATATATAAAAAGGGAGGGTCTTATTGCCGAATTAAAAGACGCCCTTGCTGAATTAAAGCGTTCGAAAGAAGAATTAACGCAAAAAACGCAGGAGCTGGCGGATTCAAATGAAGAGCTCGAAAGATTTGCGTATGTGGCGGCGCATGACCTCAAAGGGCCGCTGACCGCGGTTGAGGGGCAGGTCAATCGCCTCCGCCGCCGTCACAAGGACAAGCTGGACCCGGATGCTGAAAAGATCATAGGATACGCACTGGACGGCATCAACAGCATGAAGGCGTTAATCAATGATCTGCTGTCATACGCAAGGGTGGGCACAAAGAACGAAGATTTCAAAGCGGTCAATTGTAATGATATCGTAAGCCGGGCCATCTCAAATCTCCAGACGGACATCGCCGGAAAAGGCGCGCTTGTGACCCATGACGATCTGCCCGACGTTCTTGCGGACAATATACAGATGACCCAGTTGCTGCAGAATTTGATAGGCAACGCCGTGAAGTTTTGTGATGATAAAACGCCGCGCGTTCATGTTTCAGCGAAGCAGAAGGATGGGGAGTGGGTTTTTTCAGTCAGCGACAACGGCATCGGCATCGATTCTAAGGATGCAGAACGTATATTTAATATCTTTCAGCGCCTGCACAGCAATACTGAATATCCGGGAACAGGCATTGGCCTTGCTATCTGCAAAAAAATTGCGGAACGACATGGAGGCCGGATATGGGTAAAGTCGGAACCGGGAAAAGGCTCTACGTTCTTTTTTACAATACCGCCCCGTTAA
- a CDS encoding DUF202 domain-containing protein, with translation MPEDKNSPKVRNRRVHMANERTFLAWIRTSIGIMAFGFVVEKFAIFVKQMSFILGKEVASPPRGYSSIFGIILVGLGALMGVLAFIRYKKVEKQIDEDSYQPSLILDVLLTLSILAIGTFLVVYLIHSL, from the coding sequence ATGCCTGAAGATAAAAATTCTCCAAAAGTACGCAACCGCCGAGTGCACATGGCGAACGAAAGGACGTTCCTCGCGTGGATCCGCACGAGCATAGGGATAATGGCATTCGGCTTCGTCGTGGAAAAATTTGCAATTTTTGTAAAACAGATGTCGTTTATTTTGGGAAAAGAAGTTGCCTCTCCACCTCGCGGTTATTCTTCAATATTTGGAATAATTCTTGTCGGGCTTGGCGCCCTGATGGGGGTTCTTGCTTTTATCAGATACAAGAAAGTTGAAAAGCAGATAGACGAGGACTCGTATCAGCCGTCATTAATACTTGACGTCCTGCTTACACTTTCAATTCTTGCTATAGGGACCTTCCTTGTAGTTTATTTAATTCACAGCCTGTAA
- the glgP gene encoding alpha-glucan family phosphorylase: protein MIDVKTRFPQIPDRIAGLGELAYNLWWSWHPDARMLFKMLNRSAWKVSIHNPVKMLHYIDREILESALKDLKFLRHYDAVMARFTSEMKSGAGWFYENIADPGVLPIAYFSAEYGLHHSLPFYAGGLGFLAGDFLKESSDLGVPLIAVGFMYPEGYLRQRLSPDGWQGSESATLDRENAPIYRVLDDKGDRLTVKVPVIDPPIHVEVWKVRVGRISLYLIDTNLEINDPWNRTISSHLYIGSIEQRLRQEIVLGIGGTEVLRALGIKHSALHLNEGHPAFAILERVRERIEAGMSYKDAIEQVRETTIFTTHTPVPAGHDVFPFSLMEKYFSSYWAALGLDHDTFFNLGTNPKDPDAGFNMTAFALKMSQYHNGVSKRHGEVARRMWQSLWPDTPEEQVPITHITNGVHVPTWIEPRTELLFTRYLGPGWLSEHDNPDIWKLVYDIPDEVLWKAHYWLKMKLIMRIMERARQRWHKDKADTGIVLASGVLLDPNVLTLGFARRFATYKRAALILQDVERLKKMLNDMWRPVQIIFAGKAHPDDDPGKHLLQQIFNTARDPSFGGRIAFVEDYDEQLAQYLVHGVDVWLNNPVPPLEACGTSGMKASLNGIPHLSILDGWWIEGFNGNNGWAFEGADDAKDSDSIYSILEKEVIPIYYKADGDGFPRDWVKKMKEAIVSAAPSFSARKMVKEYAMKFYQAALKSEYDNNA from the coding sequence ATGATCGACGTCAAAACGAGGTTCCCTCAAATCCCTGACAGGATAGCCGGACTCGGCGAGCTTGCTTACAACCTCTGGTGGAGCTGGCACCCTGACGCAAGGATGCTTTTTAAAATGCTGAACCGTTCCGCCTGGAAAGTCAGTATCCATAATCCGGTCAAAATGCTCCATTACATTGACAGGGAAATTCTTGAATCGGCATTGAAGGACCTGAAATTTCTCAGACACTATGACGCTGTCATGGCGAGATTCACATCAGAAATGAAATCAGGCGCGGGATGGTTCTATGAAAATATCGCTGATCCGGGGGTCCTCCCTATCGCGTATTTTTCCGCTGAATACGGACTGCATCATTCTCTGCCGTTTTATGCCGGAGGCCTCGGTTTCCTTGCGGGAGATTTTCTGAAGGAGAGCAGCGACCTCGGTGTGCCGCTTATCGCGGTAGGGTTTATGTACCCGGAGGGATACCTGCGGCAGCGGCTTTCACCGGATGGATGGCAGGGAAGCGAGAGCGCGACACTTGACAGGGAGAACGCCCCCATCTACCGCGTGCTTGATGATAAAGGAGACCGCCTGACTGTAAAAGTCCCCGTGATCGACCCGCCGATCCATGTTGAAGTATGGAAGGTGCGGGTAGGCAGGATTTCATTATATCTCATAGACACCAACCTTGAGATAAACGATCCGTGGAACAGGACCATATCGTCACACCTCTACATCGGAAGCATTGAGCAGCGCCTGAGGCAGGAGATTGTCCTCGGTATTGGCGGCACAGAGGTCTTGAGGGCATTAGGCATAAAACATTCCGCGCTTCACCTTAATGAAGGCCATCCGGCCTTTGCGATACTTGAGCGCGTAAGGGAACGGATCGAAGCAGGCATGAGTTATAAGGATGCTATTGAGCAGGTTCGGGAGACCACTATTTTTACAACTCATACCCCTGTCCCCGCAGGCCATGACGTATTTCCGTTTTCACTGATGGAAAAATATTTCAGTTCTTACTGGGCGGCGCTGGGACTGGACCACGACACATTTTTTAACCTTGGGACCAACCCCAAAGATCCGGATGCCGGGTTTAACATGACCGCATTTGCATTGAAGATGTCACAGTATCACAACGGCGTGAGCAAGAGGCACGGAGAAGTGGCGCGGCGCATGTGGCAGTCTCTATGGCCAGATACGCCGGAGGAGCAAGTTCCGATCACCCATATAACAAACGGCGTCCACGTCCCCACCTGGATCGAACCGAGGACGGAGCTTCTTTTCACAAGGTATCTCGGTCCCGGCTGGCTGTCAGAACATGACAACCCTGATATCTGGAAGCTTGTCTATGATATTCCCGATGAAGTTTTATGGAAGGCCCATTACTGGCTCAAGATGAAGCTGATAATGAGGATCATGGAAAGGGCCAGACAGAGATGGCATAAGGACAAAGCCGATACGGGTATAGTTTTGGCATCCGGTGTTCTCCTGGACCCGAATGTGCTGACACTGGGTTTTGCCCGCAGGTTTGCGACATATAAAAGGGCGGCCCTCATACTGCAGGATGTAGAACGGCTGAAAAAAATGCTGAATGACATGTGGAGGCCCGTCCAGATAATCTTTGCGGGAAAGGCGCACCCTGACGACGATCCCGGCAAGCATCTTCTCCAGCAGATATTCAATACAGCCAGGGACCCGTCTTTCGGAGGCCGTATCGCATTTGTTGAAGATTATGATGAACAGTTGGCCCAATACCTTGTGCACGGAGTTGATGTTTGGCTGAACAACCCTGTGCCGCCGCTTGAGGCCTGCGGCACAAGCGGGATGAAGGCGTCTTTAAACGGCATTCCGCACCTGAGCATCCTTGACGGCTGGTGGATCGAAGGCTTTAACGGCAATAACGGCTGGGCCTTTGAAGGCGCTGATGACGCCAAAGATTCGGATTCCATCTACAGCATCCTTGAAAAGGAAGTGATTCCGATTTATTATAAAGCGGACGGCGACGGCTTTCCCCGTGACTGGGTCAAGAAAATGAAAGAGGCAATAGTAAGCGCGGCCCCCTCATTCAGCGCCAGGAAAATGGTGAAGGAATATGCCATGAAATTTTATCAGGCCGCGCTTAAATCGGAATATGACAACAATGCCTGA
- a CDS encoding sulfite exporter TauE/SafE family protein, with amino-acid sequence MHDVVNAAANFINLDVMNIVYLFLVGFVGGLVSGFIGSGGAFVLTPAMMSMGVPGLVAVASNMCHKFPKALIGSIKRAKYGQVDVKLGIVLGISAEAGVLYGAQIQENIKKSFGEAGSNLYVSAAFVVILAIVGGFVLLDAWKTYKSGDTQQDQEKVTKLARWVQSVHIPGTMVYFKSLNAKISVLFTIPLGFATGMLAATIAVGGFIGVPSMIYVLGAPSLMASATELVIAFVMGLGGSFKYAMHGLVDIRLAMIILAGSLFGIQLGAIGTTYVKPYMIKIVMGTIMVIVLFSRALMVPVYMSQLHLIQEISAGTVKTLKSVSFGIMIFALALGAFIVLKAMWQGRKAQQELAAREVFEQSKI; translated from the coding sequence ATGCACGACGTGGTCAATGCAGCGGCAAACTTTATTAATCTCGATGTAATGAATATCGTCTATCTTTTTCTCGTCGGATTTGTCGGCGGCCTTGTAAGCGGTTTTATCGGTTCTGGAGGCGCCTTTGTTCTCACTCCCGCTATGATGAGCATGGGAGTGCCCGGCCTCGTAGCGGTGGCAAGCAACATGTGCCACAAATTTCCCAAAGCGCTTATCGGATCTATTAAACGCGCAAAATACGGGCAGGTTGATGTGAAACTCGGCATAGTCCTCGGCATCTCAGCGGAAGCCGGAGTTCTCTATGGCGCTCAGATACAGGAAAACATCAAGAAGTCATTCGGAGAAGCAGGTTCAAACCTGTATGTAAGCGCTGCATTTGTTGTAATACTTGCCATAGTCGGCGGGTTCGTATTGCTGGATGCATGGAAGACCTATAAATCCGGCGACACCCAGCAGGACCAGGAAAAGGTCACCAAACTTGCACGCTGGGTGCAGTCAGTCCATATCCCCGGTACAATGGTATACTTCAAGAGTCTCAATGCGAAGATTTCCGTACTCTTCACAATACCCCTTGGATTTGCAACAGGTATGCTTGCCGCAACAATCGCGGTCGGCGGTTTCATCGGGGTCCCTTCAATGATCTACGTTCTCGGAGCGCCAAGTTTGATGGCGTCCGCGACAGAACTTGTGATCGCATTTGTAATGGGGCTCGGCGGATCATTCAAATACGCGATGCACGGACTGGTCGATATCCGTCTTGCAATGATCATCCTCGCAGGCTCTCTATTCGGCATTCAGCTTGGCGCGATCGGAACAACCTATGTAAAACCATACATGATTAAAATCGTAATGGGAACGATCATGGTCATCGTGTTGTTCAGCCGCGCCCTGATGGTGCCTGTCTACATGTCCCAACTACATCTGATACAGGAGATCAGCGCAGGTACAGTAAAGACATTGAAGAGCGTGAGTTTTGGTATAATGATATTCGCGCTTGCATTAGGTGCCTTCATAGTGCTTAAAGCAATGTGGCAGGGACGCAAGGCACAGCAGGAGCTGGCAGCCAGGGAAGTATTCGAGCAAAGCAAAATTTAA
- a CDS encoding universal stress protein, with the protein MIDQTPTKILTMGLYRKILVAFDGSESSVNALLQAFTLANDEKCWITVATVVPTYEGDLDLTGVKDIHETLRHTGEEVMSKAKAIAGKKRALIKTVLEEGIPYEKLADLAEAENYGIIIMGRRGKSRLERAFVGSVTARVIGHSTKDVLVVPETATICWKNILFATDGSTYSNAATDKAIAFAKSYGGEIKVISVVDVPTEFYAEAPKAVEDLIKKAKEFVAVVRQKAHESDIKATTFVGEGEAYSVITELAKKEKADVLVMGSHGRTGFSKIIMGSVTEKVIGYAPCPVLVVKA; encoded by the coding sequence TTGATTGATCAAACCCCTACAAAAATTTTAACTATGGGCCTTTACAGAAAAATACTTGTCGCATTTGACGGTTCGGAATCAAGCGTGAACGCCCTCTTGCAGGCATTCACTCTTGCCAACGATGAGAAATGCTGGATAACCGTAGCGACTGTAGTGCCAACCTATGAAGGCGACCTCGATCTCACCGGCGTAAAAGACATCCACGAAACACTAAGACACACCGGGGAAGAAGTCATGTCGAAGGCAAAAGCAATCGCGGGAAAAAAACGGGCGCTCATAAAAACCGTCCTTGAGGAAGGTATCCCCTATGAAAAGTTAGCGGACCTGGCAGAAGCTGAAAACTACGGGATCATCATTATGGGCAGGCGGGGGAAGTCACGTCTTGAAAGGGCGTTTGTAGGCAGTGTAACAGCCCGCGTTATCGGGCACAGTACAAAGGATGTTCTTGTCGTTCCTGAAACTGCAACGATCTGCTGGAAAAATATTTTGTTCGCTACCGACGGCTCAACTTACAGCAATGCCGCGACAGACAAGGCCATTGCATTTGCGAAATCATACGGCGGAGAAATAAAGGTCATATCCGTTGTCGATGTCCCGACTGAATTTTACGCGGAAGCACCGAAGGCTGTAGAAGACCTGATCAAAAAAGCAAAAGAATTTGTTGCGGTAGTCAGGCAAAAGGCACATGAATCTGATATCAAGGCAACGACCTTTGTCGGCGAAGGTGAAGCGTACAGCGTAATAACGGAATTGGCAAAAAAAGAAAAGGCCGACGTACTCGTCATGGGAAGCCACGGCCGCACGGGTTTCTCGAAAATCATCATGGGCAGCGTCACCGAAAAAGTAATCGGCTACGCCCCCTGCCCCGTGCTTGTAGTGAAGGCGTGA
- a CDS encoding BrnT family toxin has translation MEFEWDQNKAAGNIKKHGVSFYEAATAFGDSLSVTFPDPDHSTQENRFIIIGSSNAGRLLVVAHTYRRGHVRIISARKATRHERKYYEEEI, from the coding sequence ATGGAATTTGAATGGGATCAAAATAAGGCAGCAGGAAATATAAAAAAACATGGTGTCTCATTCTATGAAGCGGCAACAGCTTTTGGCGACTCTTTGTCTGTTACGTTCCCTGATCCTGATCATTCGACTCAGGAAAACAGATTTATCATTATCGGGTCGTCAAACGCAGGAAGATTACTTGTTGTTGCTCATACTTATAGAAGGGGACATGTGCGCATTATAAGTGCAAGAAAGGCAACACGCCATGAAAGGAAATATTATGAAGAAGAAATCTGA